TGTGGCTTCATGTGTCATCTGCTTCAGTGATATTACTGAGataaacttgaaaataaaatcgTAGTgctagaaatatttcaaaattgtaGTATCCCAGAGTTACTAAAATGGACTTTATACTCAATATATATTCCATGAAATAGACTAACAACAAAAACAGTGGCCAATATTAATCACAAATaactatttatatttattttaacaattcAATTATTACTCCACATCTGTTCACGACACTCACTGGAgataaaccatttttttttttgtcccagtGATATAAATTTGCTATATTAAAATGGCAATTCTGAGGGAAAAATCAGTATGGAAAGTCCTCTGattgaagaataaaaaataacctTGACAGAAAGATGGGTGATTTCTAAAAGCTGattatttggcatttttttttctaaacttcgTAGTCATTTCAGTACTACATAccaatttccatttaaatttcaGTCGTGTATTTTATCTAATTAATTTGTCAAAAGATGTATTTGATGATGAATTGTGGTGTGCATAATTAACTCTAAAGAAGATCCCTTATCCACTAGATTCTATCCAATGTGCATTCACTAAGTTTCAGTTTCTGAATTTCTAATCCTCATCTTTCCAGgtatttatattaaacattaaGGAACTGCAATGTGCAAAAATTCAATTAACTTTAAGGTTCTCCGTATATTTCTCATCGTAACATAAGCAGCACAATCATAAATTAAAGACAGTGATTGCACCAATGCAACAGCCATGTTTAAGTCCTTAGTCTACTATTATTATAAGACTTGATCGTCCCAGTACAGCACTCACTATATGTGTAACAAAGAACAAAGACACACCTGACTTAAactaaagtatttcaaaagcaaagactGTGCATTGGCACTCAGTTATAAACTTATAAACAATCACAAAGATTAGGAACAAGACTGCAAATGTCATTTACCAGTATCTGCCATCTATTTTGATGATTTCAAATTCACAGCTCCTGCTACCACTAAAAGCAACTAGAACACTGATTTAGAAAAAGTCATAGGAATagaaattcataaaatattttatcagtaatattttagtattaaaaatactaataaataatattatctTAATCTCCAAATCAAAAAAGCTGACTGAATTCAGTCTTAtagaatttttttcagcataGAACTCAATGCTTTAGCTTGCTGGTTACCTATTTTCCCTATGAAACTCGTTCATGATCACTGAATGGCCCATTTTTCTGTGAGGATAGATGTCGTCATCTCCAATTCTAGCCAATAGcaacttcattattttctgcatCTCCTAGCTCACATTAACAATGATACAGATACTTCTGGGGACCAAATACACTTAAATTGTAGAAATGAGTCAAGAGGATCTATTCTAATAACAATCTATTCATCTTAGCTCTTGTCGTAACTTTAAACTTGCTGTAAGACCAATGCAGATGGAAACTAAACATATTCTTGTTCAAGTCTAATGAAAGAATAGAAAACTTTTAAACACTGCTCTCTAACTGCTAAATGACTATACCATACAAACCAACAGTCCTGTGCCCTTGAACAAGACTTGCAATTGTCTTcactgaaaattacttttgctgTACTCATCAGCTCTATTGCATCTTTCTTGCCATCAGAAACCTCGGCACGCACAAGAAACTGAGTAACAAAATACCTAACATTTCTAGGTCATACATGACCAACTctgaatatttacttttttgttataaataaaatctttgaagTCGatattaacagagaaaaaaattgctattcCATAAAGCAATGAGAACCCCAGCCACTTGTAAAGCTACTACTAGAATCCCCGATAATTTCTTGGGAGTGGAATCAAAGGACTACAGTATGCACCTTCaatactataaaaaaaaaacagaataaaaatagagaaaacatgaaaactgatttttctggcACTGTCTTTAAAAGGAAGAGTTAAATTAATACATGGAAAAGATCCTATCAGCTCTGACTCGCCTGAGTTATTAATTGAACACCTTCTTGGAAACATGTAGATAAAGTGGTGTACCTTAGAGAATATGAGATAAGggtgaaaggaaagggagagaaattcAGAGTTTTGCCAGTTCACTCCCTTAATTGTCATGCTAAGCTTGTTCAAAGCTGCCTAGAGGAGCATATTATGAAATTGCAACTAGAGCACTGGTTGATGATGCAGAAGATAAAAATTTCAGGATTATACTTAAATATACTTATCTTTAAGCACTGAAGAGGCTGTAAAGACAGCTGAATGGTATAAAGCTGTTCTAAAACAAGACAAATGTCTACTCCATGTGTTATAAGCAGTTCAAGCTGCTTCCTGTGATGAAAAACATGGACTGTACGGTAGACATACAACAGCTAAGTACAACAGATCCCATGATACAGttgtttaaaagaatattaGAGTGATGAAAGAAGTGATGGAATTCTGCTGTTTAGGAGGCTCAGAggctgaaggagagagaaaaggtttAAATATGCAAGCTTGGTAAGTTTTCCTGATCCTGAAATTTTGCTGCATAGAAGACAGTGTTATGCACGAAGAGCCTGGCTTCCCAGAAACAATAGCACTCTACGGGCCTGTTGCCTTGggcaaaaggagaagaggatAGTACTGCTTAGCACTTTTTATCCATAGATGTCAAAATGTGGTTGGTATTGTTATCGCCATTTCGTAGAAGAAGAATCTAAGAAGCTGAAGAGATCAAAAGGGCACATCTGGAGTCAGTAGCAGACTTGGGACCAAAACCCCTTCATCACCTCATTTCAGTCAATTTTATCCTTTCTGCCATATTTTGTCTCCCACAGAGCAATGAACTACACAACTGAACAATTTAGGTAATGGCAAtagaataaaaggaaacaacttttttaaaatactaattgtCACACTAAAATACTTTCTACAAAATTATCATAGCTGCCAATATTCCATCATTAATATACAGAAGTCTGATtatcttttcagtaaaaaacTCATTATCATTGCAAAACAGAATGCTATCATAATGCATGAGAACTTTGGTTTGCAGCTGTAAAATTCCCAAAATTCTTGTGATTTTGTCATACCTTCGTTATAGACGATTATCACCTTCCTCACTCATATACTTCTCACATAAGCTTTGGGgaagcaaaatatatattgcacaaaagcaaaaagaagatttatataaataaatccaaaaagGGAGCGGGATCTGCCCTATAACATGTATCACTAGTAtatagtataatatatattgGTAGTATATATGGCTATATATCAGAAAGGCTAGTATTTGCACGTCTGCTTTCAAACTATAGAGCATTTTtggatggaaaaataaaattcaaaaagagCTACAAATGTAAAAATCTGACACTCATTTCAGTGGAGTCaagttttcaaacaaatttgtTAGGGTGAATCCTGAAGTACAtagaaaaattcttaaatttatGTAAAGATATGTTTTGATTAGTTCCTaagtaaaatatgaaatgtcAATTATAACCATTTTGAACAAGCTTGAAcaacaaaacatcaaaaattaccaagattaaaaaataaatagttcttGACCAACATCCTTTAATCACTTAATCCCTTAAGTGTAACTAGAAtgctcatggaaaaaaaaatctctctacttctttttttttttttaacatatgaTGACAATTCATTAGAGTACACTGCAATGAAGCTTAAATAGTATCCTTCAAATTTTCACaattatttaaattgcaaaGTTTGCCAAGGGTTTAATACAAGTTTACCcgtaattgaaaaaaaatcaagatttttacaaataatttcatCTGACATCTCTATGTCTCTAATTACACATTAGATTTTGTAACGCTTTGAGTTTTGCTGTTGTGTTTTACAAATGAATGGCTATTGCCATCtactgttggaaaaaaaaatatgatcaaCATCAAAAACACATCCAACAGACCTTTCTTAAAGTACAGATATAATATGTAGAAAGCAAAGACTTCATCAAAACATAGAAAAACAGCTTGCCCTGTTGAAATATTCAAACTACAATGTTCAATTGAACTAAAAgtgaaaaagtcttttttacTTCTAAACCATCACGATTTTGAAGTTTGAAATAACTGGGAACTATACATGAATCCAAACAATCACAAATGCTCTTTTTGTGCAGAGAATATGCAAGAGCCTTCAGGCTTAATGGCAGCAGTTACAGTTGAATACACATGAAGTAGCAGCTAACTAATAAAGCTTAATTTTAAGAGAATACTACGCTCAAGTTGCTATCATATCACTGTTGACTGAAAACTGTAAACGTGGAAGAGAAAACTCATCCTCTGTGTTTCTAGGCAGAGGCTACATAATACACAATGTCTTGCTAGACAGACCTTGCTAGGCAGAATCTAACCCATCACTCAGGTAAAATTCACTTACCACAGAACCGAGGACCAGAAGATAGTATCTGAAGCTCCAGTGCTGCAGGTATAGCATTGCGTTGGGTTGGTCTTTCAGAACTTTTCCATGGATAAAACAACTTCCTAGCTCAGGTATGTTGAGCTGAATATGGAGCactgtacaagaaaaaaagaagtcattaCACAGTTCAATCATCTTTAGTCCGTATTTTAGTACTTACAGAGATCTGATTACCTGTCTTTACTTAActgtttataaagaaaaaatatattagtaaAAAGAGATGCATGTTTCTTCCATTGTCTTTTTGCTAGTAAATACCCTAGGATATGACATCaaaccacattttaaaagtatccCTTATTGAGATAATCTACAAACAGAATTAGAGTAGGTTCTATTAATGTTTGCCAGACCTCTCAGAGGTTAAACAGCCTTTGAATAAAACCATTCTTTACTCTTTGATAATTATTATTTCTCCTTAAGACACTTTTCGTTGTCTCATAAGCAAGGTCATCTTGAACTGTTTTGTCAGACTCAATATTGTAGTTCAACTTTAACTCTACTTGCATTGTTCTTGCAAAGCCTATGCTTACTGTCAtctttgcaaataattttttgaaatattttagtagAATTTGCAGCAACtaaaaaaattcagcttttctgttgGTGATTTCAAGTATatagcaaaatgtattttacatttacacACAAGGTCATCAACATATCAATCTAAATTACTTTGTGCATCTTTGCAGACAAGCCTCTTTTGAACTGATTTAaatcttccttgttttgttttgcctgtttATTGGTGAATCATCTACAACCCAGACCATTAtgactgatttaaaaacaatgcaagaaaggtaaaataaattGGAAGCAGTTTAATGAAACTAAGGTAAAATACCGTTGTTTTCATATAGACTGAGTTCTTCAGAGAGCAGAAGTGTGCTCTTGCTGCTATTAGGAGGAGTGATGAAGCCAAGATTTGACTGAGGGCGCAGAGTgcaaggcagaggcaggagTGGCACACAGTTCAAGAACCGTACATGCTACACAGTCATAGATGGAATAAAAACACAGCTAACATCTCATAACTTGAAATGTACACTGCAAAATATGGTAATTGCAGGGAGAAGGCTCATCCCCCAGAAGTTCCTGGATCTATCAGTTCTTGAAACACACTCATCTGCACTTAGCCCGTGTTAAGTGTTGTAACATTACACCTGCAGCTGTCCTTTCAGGAGCATTGTGAAATTCCATAGAGCAATCCTACTACGGGATTTAATCCACGCTGTGCTAACCTTTTTCTAGGTTTGCCACCAAAAGGAAGCAATTTCCCGTGGTCCTAAAGGGACAGAAAACTCGAAGGTGTTTGGAAATGGTATGTCATACTAGAGTGAGAGGACCATGCAACTCAGCACGTTTTGGTAGAATTCAGGGAGGCTATTTCTTCACGCTCATGCTAAAGAAATAGCTTTCTCACCTTTGGCTGAAGCACTTTCCCAGTACCCAACCTGCCACGCCAAAGGTCGCGTGACTGATCTCAAACCTTGAGAACATCTGCCTTAGGCTGTTCATGTGAACAGGACAGCCTTCAGAGTTCATCATCTGAACATTTGTTAGAGAATCTCCTGACTTGTGTGAATTTTCATACAGAACGTGTGACATCTGATAATAAGCCAATTTGGATATACAATCCTAATTTCAAGACTGTCTAAACAGCAGACCGGAATATGATCATCAACAAAGCATTTTCATAGCTTTGAGGCTAAGTACTCCTCTTCTCCCAAGTGATACTGCCTCTCTCTGTATCACTTTGTGCCATATCTAGCATTGACGATAGACTTCCTTAACACCAAGTGATTCGGACAGGACATCGTGGTAGACCTGCTTTCCCAGGTTCTTGCAAGTAGCTACTACTTGCTGCTGGTTGAGTTCTGTTTAGAGGAGGACCATTACACGCAATTTCTTTGGCATACTATGGTGGCTGCCACTtgcaaatacttttaatttcttcaagacaaaaaaaaagaagaggaagaggaggaggaggaagaggaggaggaggagaaagaaagaagaaaaactgctggGAGCTTCTCACAGAAAGCCAATGTGGTGCTTTTTAGAACCATTTTCGCAAGCAGTAGAGCCTGgaaggcagctgcaggctgtTCAAAAAGTAGCAAGGCTTCAGTTACATAGTCTTCAACAGTGATGTAGCAAGGATACTATATGGAATAAAATTTTCCTTGCTGCCACGaacaaagagaaatagaagCAGACCAAGTTCTTGGTTTCTGAACATTTCTAATACATGAATGTGCAGAATATTCttgccaaaaaaacaaaagaaaaaaaaaggaaaaaatagaaagacatAGCCACAAGATGGCACTGGTTAAACACTTGAGAAATTACTGTACAGCTGATAGTGTGTGAGCATCAGGAGGCATCCACGGCGCTGCTGCCCCGCCGAGGTGAGCCCTGCGGTGAGCCAGGCCTGGTAAACTAGCTAGAAGTAGCTGATATTGGCTATAGAACAGAAGAACTTCCACCCACGGTGAGACCTACCAGTATCCTtaactgaaaagtttgtttcCAGTAAGAGGGAGCTTCAGCAGTCTGGTGCTTTGCTTTAGGCATTCTTGGCAATTTTGTTGCGTTTTGGTGCCTGATACCAGATTTACTCTTCCCCTGGGCCAAGAACATACCCAACTGGAGACAAGCCTCAACACTTTCCCTTGTGCCTCCCTCACGGCTGACTTCTCCACACATCGGTAAAGTATTTATTACCATTTGCCCATCCTTGGAGCTCTGCATGTTTCCTCAAGTTCATCTCCATGCCCCCCAAACACGATGAGTAAAATTCAACATTTCAAAGCTGCCATGGCCCGTAACTCTCCAAGATAAGGGCTGCCGGGCTGAGGCACCGGTGACGCCAAGCCCTCCCGCTGCCCGTTTCCTAGGGGGGATAAAGCAATCTCCAGCCCCCAAGCCCCTGTTTCTCACCCCGGGGGGCTCCTCGCTTCCCAGCCCACCCCGTAACCCGCTTTCCGCGCCCACCTCCCCGCGCCAGGCCGGGCCAGGCTGGGCCGGCGGAtcgccccccgcgcggccgcctcTCCTCAGGGCGGGGGGCGGCCAACGGCCGCGCGGAGGGCAGGggggtggggcggggggcgccAACGGTCGcaacggccgcgcgcgcgcgcggggggcggaggggcgcggcggcgcgcgcgtgtcggagcggcgccggccgcgcgccccACGGCTGAGGGGGCCGCGGCGGTTGCCCCGGGGGCGCCGCTCCCGTTTTGCTCTGCtggcgccccgccgcgggggcgcgccccgccgctcccggccgccgccgagGCTGACAGAGACGAGCTCTTCGCGGCGGCAGTGGCGCGAGCCGGCCGACCGCGGCctccgcgcggcgcggcggccggagcCTCCCCGGCGGGCCCCCGGCtgcgccgggagcggggccccagggcgggccgcggcggcggagaGACCCCTCGCTGACGTTTTTTCCGTTGCCGgctcccttcccctgccctAATGTCCCCCAGCCCCACCCCGGTCGccctctctctctgccccccagcccccccgccACGGGGGGCTGCTCCCCTCGTCCGCTGAAAGTCAGCGAGTAAAACAGCGGACGagcgcggggagcgcggcgcgaGCCATTTAGGGTTAGAAACGCCGGAGCCCTCCCCGCCCGCCACGCGGAGcggcgcgcccccgccgcgccctaTATACCCCCGGCGGCCACGCCCGCCGCGCGCCCATTGGCCGGCAGGCGCCCGCCTCCGCTGCCATTGGCTGCGGGCGGCCGagggggcgggaggcggcgagTGGCGGGAGTTTGGAAAGCGCGGGCATCCGCCCCCCGGCGGCACCACGTGCTGCGGGAGCGCGCCGCGACCCTCccccggccgggctgcggggccACCGGGGGCCTGTCCCGCTccggcctccccccgccgcgctccccgaGCGGCTCTCCCGTCTTTACGCCTCGACCCCCCGAGCCCCGCGGAAAAGGAGTGGCAGAGCCACGGGGCTTTTTGCAGGTAAACTGGAGCGCAGCGGCGGGAAGCAATAGCGCGGAGCGCTCAGCCTCTCCGTCGTTATTTACGTACTGCACCATCTCGCTCTGGGAAAAGAGCCGCATTAAGAACCTACATTTTACATCCGTTCAAGAAGATGTTTCCTTGGACCAGGGAGGAAGTCACCATGACGAAAGTCATGATTTTTATTGGACTTTCAAAAGGCTGGCTACAGGCACAGACCTCCTCAACACTGATGTTCAGGGAGCTGCAATCTGAGGTTCTTTTCCACGATATGTTAAGTAAAATCCATCCAAAATCCCATGTACTTTAGAAGCATTTTCTGTGCACAATGTTAGGCCCAACCTCCCTGTACTCCGCCACAGTGATCCACATGTGCTGGAAGGCACTCAGGGAGGCAAGGATGGAGCCTCCTATCCAAGCAGAGAACTTCCTCTCAGGAGGAGCACTGACTTTCACCTTAACATTGCCTGGGACCATGTGAACAATCTCCTTGTTCAGGCGTTCAGTAATTCCAGGGAAGAGGCTGGAACCACCAGAAAGGATGATATTGGAATAGAAGTAAGCCCTCAGGCCGGCATCACACTTCATGATAGAGTTGTAGCAGAGCTTGTCAATCCCTGGTGCCTCTACACCAAAATTATGAGGATAGAAGAGGGCTTCTGGACAACGAAACCTTTGATCGTGAACCTTAACTTCACTGCCATCAGGAAGGTGGTAAATTTTTTCCACTTCACTAGGTTTCTTGGCCATCTCCTCCTCTAGGTTCAGGCACACATAacacaaattttctttcatgttttgtaCGAGCTGCTTCTCAGCTGTGGTGACTAGTGAAGAACCACTGTCTCTCAGAAGCTGTGTTAGGTAGTCTGTAAGATCACGGCCAGCCAGGTCAAGCCGGAGGACGCCATGAGGCAAGCAGTAGCCTTCAAAGATTGGCACGCTGTGGGTGACACCATCACCAGATTCCACCACACAGCCCGTGGTGAGCCCTGAAGCGTAGAGAGCAAGCACGGCCTGGATAGACACGTAGAGAGCTGGCACGTCAAAGCGCTCAAAGAAGAGCTCGGTCATCTTCTCTCGGTTGATCAGAGGGTTGAGCGGAGCCTCGGTCAGAATCACAGGCTGCTCACTAGTTCGCATCTGCAGGTCGTTTTCGTAGACGCTCTTCCACATGACCTCCATATCTTCCCAGGACACGATTATCCCGCGCTCTATTGGGTACCTGCAGGAGTTGAGCAAAATAAAAGGCCAGTTTTCTTTACCCCAGACTTCATGGGGATACTAGCATCTCCCCCTGAGCAGAGCAGTCTACTGGGGGGATGTCCCAGGTGAAGAACATTAGGAAAAAGCACCCTCAGTAAACAGTTTGTGTACCTTTTAATGGTGCATGTTGGTTTGAGAAAGTACTTGGAAAAAGACTTGGCCCTTTCAAAGGCGAGACAGCTTCAGCAGCTGTGACAGCCAAGATGGGTCAGGACTTCAGAGAGGGCTGTAGCCTGTTAGCTAATCAGGGCCTTCGCTCTTTGAGTGTGGTTGTCAAGCTATGGCTGAACAGTTTGATACGAATAACTTGTAATTCATTAGTTCATttacaattattaaaatataattctcGAGGAGTGCTGAAGACCTTGCCGGAGCAGAATGAGTATTATTAATACTGGGGCAATATGGGATCAGGGAAAGATATGGCAGCAATGTCAGCCTTTCTGAGCTGGGTGTTACAGCTGTGCACGGAAGACCCCGCGATCAAGGTGAACTAGCGCTGCTGTCACACCACGAACACAAGTGCCTTCCACATGGACCTGAGATAGGCTACAAGCATGAAAAGATGCTCTTTTGTAGCATTTACTATATACACATCCCTGCAATCATTGGAAACCTCTGCACGACAGCAGAAGGGTTAACAAATCTTGCAGCAGTCACTGCCAAATTGAGCAGTACTTTGTTGCTGCCTACTCCAGCTCTTTCtgcttcccctttcccttccccgTCACTATGTTCCTCTGGAGCTGTTCTcccttctctgttttgtttctcttggcTTTCCTTACTCCTCCTCCCACTGCTTGGGGTTTGGCTTATGTTTCCCTTTGCAAAGGATGGCAAAGTTAAGTTTCCTCCTTCCAGGATTAGGCATCTCAGTGGCTGTGTATAAGAAAATGCAGGAGGGCTAGTCACTTCCTCCCATGGCAAACCATCTCTGCCACGAGCAGCCTGCCCAGAGGTCCCGCTGGAGGTGCGGTGCTCTCGGTGCGGCTCCCATCTTGCCTACAGCCCGTTGCTGCCACTTTATTACAGTCCTGCTCCACAGGGCTAGCAGGGCCAAACTACTCCTCCTCTTCACTTGTCTCATCTTCTGGCTCCTAAAAACTTGCTGGAACTGCCCCTCTCTCCATGTGGGAACCGCAGCgctctgcttcttcccatgGCCGCCCCACCTGGTTTGTCCTGCTCGTCCTACCTGGCCTTGCTCCTTCCCCGACACTGGCCGGAAAACTCCCTTGTCTTACTCTGCTATCCTCGTTTCCTTGGGCTTTACGGCTCCTTTTGGTGATACCTGATGGAAAGGATCCCTCTCTTGGCCTGCGCTTCGTTCCCGATGTAGCAGTCCTTCTGGCCTGCCACCGACTTGTCCTTGGGATGGCCGACCACATTGGTGTAGGTGATCCACGGCTTCTTCTCCCCAGCGATGCCAGCCTTGATTAGGCCCGAGCCGTTGTCTATGACGACGGCAGGAGGCAGATTCGGCATTGTAAGCCGCGGCTTCGACTTGCCTTTCCCTGCTCAGCCCTCGGGAAGCAATGGGGCAGCAGCCGGGTGTCTGCGCGTGTCCCCTCCCCATTGTGACAGAGCCCTTCTAGGCCAGGGACGGTCACTACGACACCAGCACCCGCTTCTGCTCGGCGCCCGCGTGGCAATACGCGCCCCAAGGCtgcggcggcagcagccgccaaAATTTAGGGGGTTACCATACCCCGTGTGGCTCCTGCCACAGAGTTGGTCCCAAAATTCTCCGTGGGCTTCTTACCCAGGTGGTTTGGGACAACATCCACCTCGGTGTGAAAtgtgtgctttttatttatggGCGTGCTGAAAAAGGGATTAGTGTTTTGGGGAAGATCAAGATTTGAAGTTACTCTTTCATACCCATAGCGTTACTTTTGGTTTAAGACTCTTTCTCATAGCCAGGAATGAAGGTTTTCAGAACAGttcaaaaaaagcaatagaTCCAGCCCTTTTGTGTGCATAAATGAAAGCCCCCACAAGGTGGTATATAGTGTCTGTCTCGTTTTGTAGGAGAGACTAGGAAAGATGCTATACGGCTTCCTGTGGAAGCTGCTgtagcagcacagcacagcacagcagctgtggAAAGGTGCTGCAGCTTCTTGTGCTCCTAAAAATATGTCTCCAAGAAGATGCTTGCTTTTGCCTGAAACAGTGACTGGCTGCTTGGTTACAGAGACagaaattcattaaaaacatcaaggcctttttggggaaaaagagagagcttAACCATAATGTCCAAGCCAAATATCCATACGAGCCATTGTTCTATGCCTGCTTAGGTTCCTGATGTAATTTTAAATGGGCTTTTAACTTTCTATCTCGAATGTGCAGTTTTGTTGGCGTATTCACAGCCCAGCTGTAGTCATTATTTCTCAATTGATAAAGCTTATTTACATATCTGtatttgtgtctgtgtgtgtatatatatatatatatatatgcacacacacacatatatatgtgtgtatatatacacacacacacacacacacatatatgtgtgtatatatattatcaGTGCAAGTTTCTTAAATGCGTACGGCCTTTTCTGGTACCAGAACGAAAGGCGCTATAAACATATGGCGCTCGCGTTATAAACGcaagctgtttattttcttccgAGCTCCTCTTCAGCGTGAAACCACGTCCTGCTTTTCCCGTAAACTGGCGATTCGTAGCTCGGGAGCTGGGCGCGGAggctcccggcccgcggcagccgctcgccggggccgcgccgagcccggccGCGCCCtagcagggcggcggcggcagagcCCCACAAGCGGCGTTTCcgtagtgtagtggttatcacgTTCGCCTAACACGCGAAAGGTCCCCGGTTCGAAACCGGGCGGAAACACCCGCCAGCGGCGGCTTATTTTGCCCCGCAACTAACGGGGCGACACTGCCGGGGCTGCCTTaaaactttttgatttttttttaagttctttttaattagaaaaacgGCGAGGGGAAATTTAAAAGTTCTCAACACTACTGCCTTAATACTAACAAGCAGATTTAAAACGTTTCAGCTAACGCTTCAGTGTGCGTGGCTAGGATGTACGGCAAACAAATCACTTGTGGATCGTTCCTGTTAAACCCAAGTTTCAAAGGTCACGGGGAGGTTATTTTACCCGGTTATATCTTACGCTTCTCGCTCCCTCCAAAAACAAGTGCCAACTTAGTATTTACCCGAAAGGGCAATTCCTTATCACGGCCAAGGCCCTACGTCCCCCCTGCAGCGCGGCGCAGTGCCGCTCCCTTCGCCGAGGTGTTCCGGGTGCGTTTTTAACGTCGTTTTAGCGTTTCCACTCGAGCTCCGCAGtgccgcggcagcgccgcgcctACAGCTCCCGGCAcgccccgcgggagccgccgtCCGCGCCCCCGAGCTCCCCGCGGAGCTGGTTCGCAGTCCCGCCGGGCCGGACCgggcccccgcccgcgccgcccggcggACACCGGAAGTCGCATACCGGAAGCGGCGCGCGCGGCGTCATCGGAAAATGGCGGCCTGAGGCGAGGGCGCCGCTTCTGCCCCCTCCCAGGTGCGTgtgcagcgccgccgccgcctcccgcgggctcgggccgggcgggcgggcagggcgctgagccgcgccggggcggggtGGGGCGGGGCCCGTCGCGGGTGtcccccgccggggcggccctcgctccgccggcggcgggagccctCGGCCtcgccgggcggcgccggcggccgcgccgggccccgtGAGCGCGGGCGGTCAGCGCGCGCCGGGGCCGTCCGGGCCGTCCGCCGGCGGCTctgagcgccgcgccgcgccgcgccggggaggcggcggtCCGGCTTGTAAAGCCGCTTCTTTTCTTCGCTAGACCGGAGCGAGaggcggccgggcgctgccaAAATGCAGTATTCTCATCACTGC
This Rhea pennata isolate bPtePen1 chromosome 9, bPtePen1.pri, whole genome shotgun sequence DNA region includes the following protein-coding sequences:
- the ACTRT3 gene encoding actin-related protein T3 encodes the protein MTPRAPLPVCDFRCPPGGAGGGPVRPGGTANQLRGELGGADGGSRGACRELTPINKKHTFHTEVDVVPNHLGKKPTENFGTNSVAGATRGKGKSKPRLTMPNLPPAVVIDNGSGLIKAGIAGEKKPWITYTNVVGHPKDKSVAGQKDCYIGNEAQAKRGILSIRYPIERGIIVSWEDMEVMWKSVYENDLQMRTSEQPVILTEAPLNPLINREKMTELFFERFDVPALYVSIQAVLALYASGLTTGCVVESGDGVTHSVPIFEGYCLPHGVLRLDLAGRDLTDYLTQLLRDSGSSLVTTAEKQLVQNMKENLCYVCLNLEEEMAKKPSEVEKIYHLPDGSEVKVHDQRFRCPEALFYPHNFGVEAPGIDKLCYNSIMKCDAGLRAYFYSNIILSGGSSLFPGITERLNKEIVHMVPGNVKVKVSAPPERKFSAWIGGSILASLSAFQHMWITVAEYREVGPNIVHRKCF